The following nucleotide sequence is from Halobacillus mangrovi.
TTTGTCCTTAATATAAACTCCGCTGTCAATTCTGCAAGAGTCTGGGCAATAAACATTCCTTCTGCCCGATCTTCACAGCCTATAAAATCATCAAGAGTGTCCGTTAAAAAATACCTTTTTGAACGAATGTCTTCTTCTGTCCAGGGCGCAGGCCCTTGTTCTAAGATTTGGGCTGCTTCCTGCTTCAACACCTTCACTCGTACATCCTTTTTAATAATGATCCCTTCTGCGACCATACGGGGCAGGGAAGGCCGGGCTCGTTCTATATCACTTTTGTAGAACTCTTTATAAGAGGTGAAATTGTGGGCAAAAACTTCTATAGGCCAACCGTATTCATACAAAGATTCTCGATAGGAAGAGGGAAGCCTTTCATCAAACACGACAATATCCAAATCAGATGTTTCCGTTCCTTCCCCTCGGACGACACTTCCTGCCAGCAGTGCTGCCTGGCATTCTGGGAAGTGATTGTTCACGAATTTCCTGGCAGCCTCTTTTCCCTTAAGTTTCTCTGTCATCTGTTTACACCCACTCTATCCAGGATTTGTTTGGCTCTTTCATCTAGCTTCATAGGCAGATCTTGCATGGGAAAATACTGTAGAGACAAACTCTCCCCGTCAACCATCTTCAGTTTACCGTTGCATTGTGTGACGATAAATACGGCAATTACATTGTAGACTTCATCACCATTTGGATACTTAAAATAGAAATTTTCACCGGATAATGTCTCGATATGTTCAAAGTAGTCAGCAGTGAGTCCTGTCTCCTCAAAAAGCTCTCGTCTTGCTGTCTCTACGAAACTCTCCCCAGGTTCCATCGCTCCTCCTGGCAATCCCCATTCATTAGTGTCTGAGCGTAATTGCAGGAGCACACGGTTCTGCTTGTCTTGTACAATAACGGTCGATCCAACAATAATAAAAGGTCTTGTCCCTATCAAGCTTCTAACTTCCTTCACATACTCCACTGTAAAACACCTCTTTTAAAGTTACTAAACCTTTCTTTTGATGGGGTGGAAATATAAAACTCACGGATAAGTGTTAGGGTTGGCTGGAAAACAACTCGCTTTCCTGCGGGGGAACTGGAAAGCCTCCTCAGTCGCTTTGCTCCTTGTGGGGTCTCTCCTAGCTCCTTCTCCCGCGGGAGTCTCGCTGTTTTCCAACCAACCCATCTGTGATGTGGCCTCACTCACCCAACTCTTCTAGGAGACATGGATAGAGAAAAGAATAAGAGGTCAATTGTTCAGGTTAGTAGTTACTGGACTCACTTATCGTAAAACGCTAGGGTTATATCGGCATTTTGAAGAATTTAAGTGGTGGATAGCTTTTCTTTCGCCAATAACCTCTTCATTTTTGTGTTTCCGTTTTTCACAGAGAGCGGAAGGAGGTCCGGGAAATGGCGAGACTTCTGTGGGATGAGCATGACAGGTGAGACCCCGGAGAGCGACAGCTCGAGGAGGCTCAGCGCATGTCCACGGAAAGCGAGCCATTTCCCGGACCTCCTGCATCTATCTATGGCAACGGAAAACTTCTAACCTCGAATTCAAGTCTTCCACTCCCCCCCCTTATGAACAATACATATGAAACAACATTTTTACTCTGAAAATCTATGAAGCTTAATTTTATCATAACTGGAAAATTATCACTTAATAAAAGGTGAGAAGTGTGTTGCTTTTGAGATGCTTTCAATTGAAGATTATCCTTTGCCCAATTACACTTGCTATAAAGTCTTCTTAGAAAGGAAGGTAGATGTATGGGACAAGCAATTGCAGGAAAAGTTGCCTATATTACAGGATCCGGTCGTGGAATCGGACGCGCAACAGCTCTGGAACTCGCGAAAGAGGGCGTTCATGTGGGGCTGGTTGCTCGAACGGAAAGCCAGCTTAAAGAAGTAGCAGAAGAAGCGAAAAAGTATGGGGTACAAACGAGTGTGGCTACCGCAGACATTGCTAACATGGATGAGGTCGAACGTGCCATAGACTTGTTGAAAAATGAAATTGGCCCTGCTGACATTTTAATCAATAATGCCGCAGTAGGAAGCTATGGTTCACTGCTTGAAGCAGATCCAGATGAATGGAAAAAAACGATAGAAGTTAACGTCTTTGGCACCTATCATGTAACCCGCGCTGTCTTGCCTCAACTCATCGAGAAGAACAAAGGGGATATTATCAATATCTCTTCCAGTAGTGGGTTGAAGGGCACAGCAGGTTCAACGGCATACAGTGCTTCCAAATTTGCCGTTCAAGGGATGTCAGAAGCCCTTATGCAAGAATTAAGAAGGAATAATATCAGAGTGCAAACACTAAACCCAAGCCGAGTAGCGACGGATATGGGCTTCGGAGATCAATTGAGTGAAGCCGATAAAGAAAAATTCATGCAGCCAGAAGATCTAGCTGAATATATGGTAGCCCAACTGAAACTGCATCAGCGCATCTTCATTAAGCAATCTCTTCAGTGGGCGACTAACCCGTTTTAAAGGAATGAAGCTGGAACAAAAGCATTCGATCTAATGGAAAAGCCGAACAATGTGTGGATACATTCGTTCGGCTTTTCCTTTGTTCAGTAAGTACCGCTTCTTTTATTCTACTACTTGGCTATTTAAGGATGGGTGTAAATAAATGAACGTAGCTACAGTAGAGATCACACCACCTAATATAATAGGGAACCCCGTACTCACGTGTTCTCCTAGTACACCGGCTAGAAAAGCAGCGACGGGCATGGACACCCATGTTATAAACCGGCTTGTTGCTTGCACACGGCCCAAAAGCCTGTCGGGTGTGAGAACCTGCCGAATCGTTACGATACATGGACTCATGATTGCTGCTGAAATTGTCCCCACTAGATTCATTATGGCTAAACTAATAAACGTCTGGCTAATCCCGAATAAAATAATAGAAATGCCTCCTATGAACCCAGCAGTAAATAAAATTGTCCGATAGGTGAAAGTCTCTTTTAATAGATTCGTGACCAGCGAACCGACCACTGCCCCTCCCCCACCAATCGAAAGCAGCCAGCCAATTTGAGCGGCACTTAGTTCCACTGATAACTTTAGATGGACAATCATCATTGTTAAAAACAAAGTTGTACCAAATACAGAGAAAAACATAGCAAGATTCGTGTATAAGATAGGCTTTTGATTTTTTACAAACACAAATCCCTCTTTAATTTCAGCCCCCCATGTTTTAGGATCCTCACCGTGGCCTACTTCAGCAAGTTTTAGACTCAAGACAGTTAGAAAACCAACGAAAAAACTGACACTATTCAAAAGAAGCGCCCACCCTGGATGGAAGAAACTCACCAGGATCCCTCCTAACCCTGGGCCTATAAATACAGCCATATTAAAGATTCCTGTATTCACAGAATTTGCTAATTGTAGGTCCTTCTTTTGAACCAGCCGAGGAATCGAGGCAAATTGAGAGGTGTTATAAATTTGAGTAAGCACTCCTATCACAAGAGACCCCACATACACTTCCCACATCCATAGAGACCCGTTCATATGTAAAGCCCCCATTGCCCCAATAATAAGACCTCTAAGTAAATCACAGACTAATAAAAGTGATTTTCTATTAAAACGATCGGCAATGACTCCCGCAATGGGCTGGATTAGAACAGGCAGGCGTTCTAAAGCAGCGACAATCCCCATGCTCAACGGCGACTCTGTAATAGCTAAGACAATTAAGGGTAATGCAATCATGTAGATTTGATCCCCGAAGAAGGACACCAGGTTTCCCCCAATAAACCTGAAAACCTGGCTATTCTTTTTAAACTCCGGAGCTTTCTGTACGGTCTCGAACTTTTCCTCAAGCTGATTCATTGATTTAGTCATTCTCCAAAAATACATTTAGTTCTTTTGGCAAAGTGGTGAGAGCTTGAACATTTAATTCGTAACGTGATGATGGTGCGGCTACCAGCCTGGCTAATTTCAATAATTTTAAATGGTGATGGACGGTTGTTTTTCCCATCTCTAATTTTTCCGTCAGCTCCTGTAAGGTCATGCTTTTCTCGTTTAATAGTTTTAGGATGCGAAGCCGGGTTTCGTCTCCCAAAGCTTTATATTTTTGCACGAGCATTTGATTAGGAACATAAGGGTCGTTAGGTTGAATACTTTCATTTGCGACGGGATAATAAAATACCTTCGCTCCTTCGATATCCGCTTCAACGTTCCAGGGTCTGTAGATATACTGTGGGATCAGCATCACCTTATAAACGCTAGGTTCTGGTCGATATGTTATTCCGTTTGTTGCCCATTCGACAAAAGCTTCAGCCTCAAGCTTTTCTTCCATCGCTTTTTTTGACTCTACATCTCTTGCTAGTAGACGTGACATTTCTTCCTGGTTTGGTTGAATAACCGTTCCCAGCCACCCTTCCATCACTTCAACCAAGTGATTCTTCAATTTTCCTACGTCTGTATCGCAGATGAACGAAATATATTCAGGAAAAAAAGCATTTTCATTGGTTAGCTTTTGTAATTCTCTCACCGCCTCTATAGAACCTTGTGCAGCCTGTCTTCTTTTATGTTGGTAGCTTTCACCAAAATAAGGGATGGAGATGAATCTTAAATCGTTTGAGGGAAGATCTTTGATGTAGGAACGGAACTCCTTCATTGTTTGGAAGTCTTTTTGATGGAGCAGCTGAAGCAATGTTTTCCACGTATTTTTCTCTCGGACATATTGAACTTCAGCTTCTAATGATGGGCTCAAGGAATTTCTAATTTCCTCCCAATTTTCTTTTGGATACTCAAGCGTTTGAATTAAGGCATCATTCGTGATCGCAGCAAGTCCTAAGGCTGCCTCCCATAATAAGGATTGTTTCAATTCTATGCGGTACGTTTCTCTTCCCTTTGTACTCGTAGAAAATAATTCCATTATTATCACCTCACTCATATTCTAAACTTATAGAATTTATTATTCAATTTATTTCGTATGACTACTCAAAAAAACACTCCCACTGCAGAAGGGAGTGCTAGTTTTGATATAGAGTGCACTGATACCTGGTCACACCTTTATACTTTTCACCAAGGCTTTTCACTTCAAATCCAAGTTTCTGATAAAAGCCTACTGCCTCATCATCCGTTTCAGCCGATAACTCTCTTAGCTTATATTGTTCAAGGATAAACTCAACCATGCTTTTACCGATCCTCTGTTTCCTATAACCCGGCGAGACTGCAATTTGTTGGATGACAGCATTGTAGTTAGTAGTGAACTTTATTCCCATGCACCCGGCAAGCATTCCCTCCTTTTCGTATAGAAATAGGGATTGTTCTTCTGATTTAAGATACTGAAAGAGCGCTTGTTCTGCTTTACCTTCTGATGTCGCTAAGCAAAGGAGAGGCTTAATGGCTTGATAATCATCGGTTGAGGTGAACCTTCTCATCCTCACTGCCTCCTTTTTAAAACAATCGTTTGATTAAGTGAGTGAATGGATAACCGCTTCAATAGAAAGATAAAAACTATGTAAATGAAACCTTTTTCGCAGATTTCTAAACTATCTTTCAGCCTGTATTAAGAACCTGTGCTGCCTTACTTCAAAATATCCTCTGTCTTTTATTATTTCATTAATAGAGTAGAGTTCATCCTGGTAGTCTTCCAAGTTGAAATCAGGAACCTGCCACGGAATAGCTTTTAAGTAATAAACAAGGGCACCGATATCGAAAAAACGTTGAACAGGATAATCTTCACGGATCGTTACCACCTTGAACTCCTGAGCTTTCAATCCATTCATAGCTTCAGTCAGATTCCAATCTTTGTATTGATTCTCTTTTGCATGAAGGGCTTCATTGATCTGCAGGCAATCAAGCCCGCCCACCTGTTGAGTCAAAAACGTCCCTCCTGGTTTTAAAACTCTTTTCACTTCTGAGGGATCAAACGACTCGTGCTTATTTACAATTAAATCGAACCTATTGTCTTCAAAAGGAAGTTTGTCATCTTCATTGATTTGTACTATCTTCACCCCTAAAGGCTCAAGACGATTTTTTGCAACCGGAAGATTGGGCTCGTAGCCTTCTGTTGCAGCTGTATAATCAGGCAAAGGACGCAATTGTGATAGGAACTCTCCGCCGCCCGTGCCCATATCAAGCATAGCTTCTGTATTTCTCATCAACCTTCGTACTTTACTCCCGTAAGACCATGATAAAGCTCCGCTTTGAATCCTGCCTGTTCCACTAACATAAGAAAAATCCCAACCACTGAATTCCTCGTCCATTTCCTTCAATTCTTCTAAAAATAGCTCATCCCTCTTCATCTTTCGCCCTCCCTCTCCCTATTGCTTGTATTCATCATACCATTATTTTCTTACCCCCCATCTCTTTTCCTATACATCCGACTCCCATCCCGAATCACCTCTGCGATAATCAGTAAATAAGTCCCTTTCATTCCCAATTATGCATAATGTTTATAAATTCGGGAACGAGGTATTAGTGAAAGACTTTGAATTTATTTATAAGTAAAACTTAACTGGAGGTATACGGCCATGAGAAGGTCATTAATATCCTTGATTTTGCCCTCTTTTAACGAAGAGGAAAACATACCATTAATTTATGAGAACCTGCATCACATCATGGCATTGGTAAACTATGATTACGAATTAATCTTCATTGATGACGGAAGTGAAGACCAGACGCTTGAGTATATTCAGGATCTGGGAAGAAAACATCCACATGTAAAATATGTTTCATTTACAAGGAACTTCGGAAAAGAGGCTGCTCTATTAGCGGGTCTCGAAAAATCTAATGGTGATGCAGTCATCATAATGGATGCTGATTTGCAGCACCCGGCTTTTCTCATTCCTGAAATGATCCAGGGATATGAAGAAGGCTACGATCAAGTCATCGCAAAGCGGAACCGTAATGGGGAATCCCCCTTACGAAAAACCCTCTCCACACTTTTTTACAAAGGAATTAATCAATTAGTTGATGTCACGCTTAAAAATGGGATCGGCGATTTCCGTTTGCTGAGCCGCCCTGTAGTGAATGATATATTAAAATTAAGTGAAGGAAACCGCTTTTCGAAAGGATTATTCGCGTGGGTTGGTTATGAGGAAAAAGTAATTAATTACGAGAACGTCGCCCGCCAATCAGGTTCTTCGAAATGGTCGCTTTCTAAACTGCTGAACTACGCAATCGATGGGCTTGTATCATTTAATACAAGACCACTGCGTATATGCTTGTACACAGGGATGTTGATCTTATTAATGTCACTCGGGTACATCGCCTTCATATTCGTGCAGATTGTAAGAAACGGCATTGATGTGCCAGGCTATTTCAGTACGATATCTGCTATTCTCTTCCTCGGAGGAGTCCAGCTGCTCAGTCTAGGCGTCATTGGTGAATATATTGGAAGAATGTACAACGAAGTGAAGCGGCGTCCGCACTATTTAGTAAAGGAATCCAACATTCATGATTCAAAAAATAAAGTCTCTCAATAATGAGTTAACCCGGTTTATCCTGGTCGGAGGAATCAATACACTCAATTACTATTTCATCTTTCTACTGCTTCACAACCTCCTCCGGGCTCATTATATGGTCGCTCACATTACCGGGTTTTTGGTCAGCTTTGTCATCTCGTTTTACTTGAATACGTATTTTACGTACAGGGTGAAGCCGACCTTAAAAAAATTTTTACAATTTCCATTGACGCAAGTGGTCAACCTCTCGACCTCATCCTTTCTCGTCTATGCATTAGTCGAGTGGTTTGCCCTGAATAGTAACCTTGCACCAATCATCGCCGTATTCTTCACAGTACCCATCACATTCATTGTGACAAGTAAAATATTAAAGCAGTAATGGTGGTAGCCTATGAAAAAATTTCTTTGGATCTTATTAGGGAGCCTCTTGGCTGCAAGCCTATCGCATCTTTTTTTCTTGCAAGAGTGGGCGGACGGCGGCTATATGGCTGGACCGAACGACGGCTTGAACCAAATGCTTCCTTTCAAACAATTAATCTATGAAAATTATACAAAAGGCAATTTCTTTTACTCTTTCGAATTCGGGTTTGGCGGAGGCATATACGGACAGCTCGGCTACTACTTTTCAACCAACCTTTTCTTCCTTTTGACGATTGTAGTCGTTTTCCTGCTTGAACTCATGCACATCATCAATGCTCCTGATGTGCTGTTTTGGGCGCAATTGACTGTCTTCACCAGTATCCTGAGAATGGCAACAGTGATGATCATAACCACTTATGTATTCCGTTACTTTTCCGTTCGTGCTTTGCCCGCTTTTGCTGGTGCAGCTCTGTATGGATCCAGTGTCATCTACTTCCGTCACGTTATCTATTGGGAGTTTTTCGCAGACGCGTTTTTATTTATTCCTATACTTGTTTTAGGCGTAGAAAAAATCATCCGCGAACAAAAACCAGGCTGGTTTCTTTTTGCGGTAGCTGTCACCTTGTTCAACAATTTTTATTTTTCTTACATATCGCTGCTATTCATCGGTATCTACATATTGGTCCGCTGGTTCATTCCATTGGAAAAGCGCGAGACGGGGAAATTAAAGCAAGTGAAGCTCTATTTAATTTCAGGAAGTCTAGGATTCGGTTTAGGCTCACTTGCGTTCATTCCGACTGTCTATGCTTACTTAAACAACTACAGGCCTGCTTTTAACCAGCAAAGACCACTGCTTAACCTTTCTGACAATATTTTGCTCGACAGCCGGACGTTTTTACTCGCTGGTGTTGTCGTCATTTTCTTGTTCCTGTTTTCCTTTTACAAAAACAGGCTGTTCCGTTTCTTTGCATCCTTGACACTCCTGTTCATCGTCTTTCACTTCAGTCCTTTTATGGGTAGTGCCTTCAACGGATTCTCTGCACCTCGAAACCGCTTTGAATATGCAGGTTTTTTTGTGGCTGGGGCACTTGTAGCTGTCGGCTTACATCTCAACAGACACATAAAGAAGGCTGAGCTCTCTATAGCTGTTGTGCTCACTATATTGATGTACGGAATTTTTGCTTGGTCAGATCAGCATTACAGCATTGATCACATTTATGATGTGTATATGATTGTCCAGATTGCCGTGACAATCGCTTCAGTTTATTTAATCAGTATGCCT
It contains:
- a CDS encoding nucleotidyltransferase domain-containing protein, yielding MTEKLKGKEAARKFVNNHFPECQAALLAGSVVRGEGTETSDLDIVVFDERLPSSYRESLYEYGWPIEVFAHNFTSYKEFYKSDIERARPSLPRMVAEGIIIKKDVRVKVLKQEAAQILEQGPAPWTEEDIRSKRYFLTDTLDDFIGCEDRAEGMFIAQTLAELTAEFILRTNNQWVGSSKWWARALRQFDKKFAERLFYTFDCYFRNDEKELVMNLVKDVLRPYGGRLFEGFSLGKR
- a CDS encoding NUDIX hydrolase, producing the protein MEYVKEVRSLIGTRPFIIVGSTVIVQDKQNRVLLQLRSDTNEWGLPGGAMEPGESFVETARRELFEETGLTADYFEHIETLSGENFYFKYPNGDEVYNVIAVFIVTQCNGKLKMVDGESLSLQYFPMQDLPMKLDERAKQILDRVGVNR
- a CDS encoding 3-ketoacyl-ACP reductase, with product MGQAIAGKVAYITGSGRGIGRATALELAKEGVHVGLVARTESQLKEVAEEAKKYGVQTSVATADIANMDEVERAIDLLKNEIGPADILINNAAVGSYGSLLEADPDEWKKTIEVNVFGTYHVTRAVLPQLIEKNKGDIINISSSSGLKGTAGSTAYSASKFAVQGMSEALMQELRRNNIRVQTLNPSRVATDMGFGDQLSEADKEKFMQPEDLAEYMVAQLKLHQRIFIKQSLQWATNPF
- a CDS encoding MFS transporter; the encoded protein is MNQLEEKFETVQKAPEFKKNSQVFRFIGGNLVSFFGDQIYMIALPLIVLAITESPLSMGIVAALERLPVLIQPIAGVIADRFNRKSLLLVCDLLRGLIIGAMGALHMNGSLWMWEVYVGSLVIGVLTQIYNTSQFASIPRLVQKKDLQLANSVNTGIFNMAVFIGPGLGGILVSFFHPGWALLLNSVSFFVGFLTVLSLKLAEVGHGEDPKTWGAEIKEGFVFVKNQKPILYTNLAMFFSVFGTTLFLTMMIVHLKLSVELSAAQIGWLLSIGGGGAVVGSLVTNLLKETFTYRTILFTAGFIGGISIILFGISQTFISLAIMNLVGTISAAIMSPCIVTIRQVLTPDRLLGRVQATSRFITWVSMPVAAFLAGVLGEHVSTGFPIILGGVISTVATFIYLHPSLNSQVVE
- a CDS encoding ArsR/SmtB family transcription factor; protein product: MELFSTSTKGRETYRIELKQSLLWEAALGLAAITNDALIQTLEYPKENWEEIRNSLSPSLEAEVQYVREKNTWKTLLQLLHQKDFQTMKEFRSYIKDLPSNDLRFISIPYFGESYQHKRRQAAQGSIEAVRELQKLTNENAFFPEYISFICDTDVGKLKNHLVEVMEGWLGTVIQPNQEEMSRLLARDVESKKAMEEKLEAEAFVEWATNGITYRPEPSVYKVMLIPQYIYRPWNVEADIEGAKVFYYPVANESIQPNDPYVPNQMLVQKYKALGDETRLRILKLLNEKSMTLQELTEKLEMGKTTVHHHLKLLKLARLVAAPSSRYELNVQALTTLPKELNVFLEND
- a CDS encoding GNAT family N-acetyltransferase translates to MRRFTSTDDYQAIKPLLCLATSEGKAEQALFQYLKSEEQSLFLYEKEGMLAGCMGIKFTTNYNAVIQQIAVSPGYRKQRIGKSMVEFILEQYKLRELSAETDDEAVGFYQKLGFEVKSLGEKYKGVTRYQCTLYQN
- a CDS encoding class I SAM-dependent methyltransferase, coding for MKRDELFLEELKEMDEEFSGWDFSYVSGTGRIQSGALSWSYGSKVRRLMRNTEAMLDMGTGGGEFLSQLRPLPDYTAATEGYEPNLPVAKNRLEPLGVKIVQINEDDKLPFEDNRFDLIVNKHESFDPSEVKRVLKPGGTFLTQQVGGLDCLQINEALHAKENQYKDWNLTEAMNGLKAQEFKVVTIREDYPVQRFFDIGALVYYLKAIPWQVPDFNLEDYQDELYSINEIIKDRGYFEVRQHRFLIQAER
- a CDS encoding glycosyltransferase family 2 protein, giving the protein MRRSLISLILPSFNEEENIPLIYENLHHIMALVNYDYELIFIDDGSEDQTLEYIQDLGRKHPHVKYVSFTRNFGKEAALLAGLEKSNGDAVIIMDADLQHPAFLIPEMIQGYEEGYDQVIAKRNRNGESPLRKTLSTLFYKGINQLVDVTLKNGIGDFRLLSRPVVNDILKLSEGNRFSKGLFAWVGYEEKVINYENVARQSGSSKWSLSKLLNYAIDGLVSFNTRPLRICLYTGMLILLMSLGYIAFIFVQIVRNGIDVPGYFSTISAILFLGGVQLLSLGVIGEYIGRMYNEVKRRPHYLVKESNIHDSKNKVSQ
- a CDS encoding GtrA family protein, whose protein sequence is MIQKIKSLNNELTRFILVGGINTLNYYFIFLLLHNLLRAHYMVAHITGFLVSFVISFYLNTYFTYRVKPTLKKFLQFPLTQVVNLSTSSFLVYALVEWFALNSNLAPIIAVFFTVPITFIVTSKILKQ